One Loxodonta africana isolate mLoxAfr1 chromosome 4, mLoxAfr1.hap2, whole genome shotgun sequence genomic region harbors:
- the ATXN7L3B gene encoding ataxin-7-like protein 3B: MEEISLANLDTNKLEAIAQEIYVDLIEDSCLGFCFEVHRAVKCGYFYLEFAETGSVKDFGIQPVEDKGACRLPLCSLPGEPGNGPDQQLQRSPPEFQ, encoded by the coding sequence ATGGAGGAGATTTCCTTGGCTAACCTGGATACTAACAAGCTAGAGGCCATCGCTCAGGAGATATATGTAGACCTGATAGAGGATTCTTGTTTGGGATTCTGCTTTGAGGTGCATCGGGCAGTCAAGTGTGGCTACTTCTACCTGGAGTTCGCAGAAACTGGTAGCGTGAAGGATTTTGGCATTCAGCCAGTGGAAGATAAAGGAGCCTGCCGCCTCCCACTCTGCTCCCTTCCTGGAGAACCTGGGAATGGGCCTGATCAGCAGCTGCAGCGCTCACCTCCAGAATTCCAGTAG